The Ipomoea triloba cultivar NCNSP0323 chromosome 13, ASM357664v1 genomic interval GTTGATGAAGATTAATAAAGCTTAAGTAATTTTCAAGAAAGCTCAGCTCATTATAATTATACCTATAGAAATTCCATTGCCCTCTCCTGATGACTTCAAGGGCAGCTAAAAATAGCCCTGTTACCCTGTAATCTATGCTCCCAAAATTATAATGCAAAACTGTTTGTAACCATGCCAGCCTAAGAACAAGGTTTAGTCCCTGCAAGAACCACACCGAAAGAATTTTTCGTTTATTCTCGAGAATTTTAGTTGTCGTGTAACAATAATACTTTTTGCTCGAACATAATGAACTGATGACAATTCGGGTTTGATTCGATTTGTGTTTTAGTACCATGGAGAAGTAGTAAATGAACTTCTGACGCAGCATGAGCTCATTCCTTAACCATGGGTTGTTGGAATGGAGTTGGAGCAAACCCCAATCCTTTACAAAGTCCCAATACAATTGATACACTGTTGCAGCACTTGAGATGAGTACAACTAGGCAAAGCCATCCCACACTTTTCTCCTTTTCATATGCCACTTTTGCCCCTGCTGCCAACATGGCAGACACATATTTTCCTAGGTTGACAAGGTGGCTTTTGTGCCCTTCATCCAGCCAACGTCTGGCACACTGCAATTTACAACACAACATTATGTTCCATTAGCTGTGTCCCAATTAGATCTCAAAATCATATGAAGTAAAGGGAAAATGGTAAGATTAAACTCCCGCCACAtgtcttaatttatttattctccTGACCCAGCTTTTTTTGGGTGACGTGGGAAATTCGCAACCACTGTCCAAGAGTGtgtgccttgtgaccctagcccacaaatcagcttaggttgtccatagctgacttGCTCAAATAAAAAAAGCCAATAGGCCTCTCCGGCTGGGAGTCGAGCCTGTAACCTAACTGTCTTGGCTGGTGTTACCCCTAATACGACCCacctttttttaaaatcaatttgaaCATGCAAAGTCAGCTAGAGTAAAAAGTGAGAGTCCATATAGGACTGCGGTGAGGAAAATtgcaaaatgaaaaagaataagAGAGTGGTGGAAACCTGCATGGCTCTCCAATAGTAAGGAAGGAAGGAAACTGCATAAGCCAGATCTCTATAGTACTTGGTCCTCATGCAATATCCATAATCTTGATTTTTGTAGCTTCCAGTAACATAGTAGCATGCTACATACTCCAGGTCTCTCAGCAATGGGATCTGTTTATGGGCAAAAACATATTATCActaagaatctttttttttttactttagcCCAACAAAAATATAGTCGAGTTGACATTAATTAAGGTTCCAAGTTCGAGTCTTAAGCTCACCTGGCTACAAAGTTGATCAGCCATGAAGAAATCCACCATGACAACCTTGTACAAAGGTGAGAGAATGATGTTCCTCATCACATAGAGGAACCGGTACCGGGTTGATTTGTAGATGATGTTGAAAGGGCAGATCAATAACAGCAGAAAGCCCTGAAAAGAGAGAACAAAAATAAGGGATTTTGTTAACTGATTCGAGATTTTTAAAGAGATGAAAATATCATCTTAATTAGAAAATTACCAGTAACAGGAGGGCAGGGATGGCCTGAACTTGTGTGAAAGAGTAGCCTTTTGCCACAAGTGAAAGGTGAACAAATAGAACACCCACAACAACACTCATGGAAGCTGTGCAGATCAAAAACACATCTCTGTACTTGAGCTCTTTTGTCGGGGCTAACTCGAATATGAAGCCGTAGTTTATCCTAGTCTTTCTCCACATGAAGATGTTGCACCCATACAGAAAGATGTGCAAGAACAGTAGGCTGAACATGCTGCAGAAATTGGTATCCCTATCAGTACTTTTCTGACAGAAATTTGGAAACTTTGAGGTTCTTATTCTGGTTATTGGGTTAAATGGATTCTTGCCTTAGAACAGGATAAACTGTTTCCATGTAGACTGTATCTGATTGCCGTTGTGTGTACATCCCAGTAATATGAGCCATGATTATGTATCCAGCGAATAGCGCTATGAAACATCCTGCGAATAAACCTGAAACATAGATGGAACAAGATCATTGGACTGTCCAAATTGATGAGGGTTTTGCAGAAACATAGATTATGTTCTTGTTTAACTGTCACATGATACTTAGTCTCAACTGTTATTTTACTCTGCTCTCCATCTTCTGTTACATTGTTTTTAAGTCAACTGTTGTTAACTGAATTAGACACACATACCCGGACAAAAGAAGCACTATACTCTAGAACAGTAATGATATTATGTACAGAAATCAGGTCTTGTTATGTCAGTTACATGACAAAACTTGTATAGTTTAAAGGTCTTTATAATGGCACACAGCAAGGTACAAAGCCCCAAAGAAGTCTAAAAATGGAGGCCTTTTGTTAACATTATTAAGgtagttttttttgtttgtggtCAATTACATGATAGTGGCCTTAGCAATGGacctttctcttttctttaaTACCCACCTCCCTTAAAGTGGACCCTTAGCTTTTCTTcaggttttgattttagtggctGATTCAAGGTCTACTTGCATTAGGGGACTGTcctttcttttcattttaaaaaaacaaaaaatttcccTCCTATTGGTCTGGCCTATtgatcttcttgatttgaatcaGTCTCTATGaacaacctaggctggtttacctcgtTGTCCTTTATTGGCTAGCTAGGATTACAAGGCGGGATTTACTCAGTTCACACTCTTGGACAGTGACTTTAGCCTGTAGGTTTGAGTCAGTCTttatggacaacctaggctggtttaccttgTTGTCCTTTACTAGCTAACTAGGATTACAAAGCGGGGTTTACTTAGTTCACACCCTCAGATAGTGACTGCAGGTTTCCTCGTCattcaaaacaaaacatttCCTAAAGATGTTTTCTTGAAAGCTTAGTTAAAATTATGTCAACTCTCAATTAAGAAGAGAAATAGTTACCAATGAAGAAGGTGACAGCATGGGACTCCTTTTTGAGAGTAGGTTTTAGGTATTTCATGGCTTTTCTTCTGTCATCTTCAgcaaagtgtttgatgaaaatCTCCTCAACCTCATCAGCCAACTTCACAGCCTGTAAAAGAAAATGGGGAATGTGAGACAAGCATATCTTGGGTTGATGAATGCAAATCTAAAGCCATTTCATCATCCTGTGTGGACATGCACTCTTCTTAGTACTACAAACATGAGCAGTTGGTTTTGTCTGAGAATAATCTGATTATGATGATCATGATGGATTTTGATGGGACAACCATACTTGTGCCCTCCACAAATCCATTCATCTTCCAATCACACCAAATGTCATGTTGCCTTAGTGTGCTTTTTCATCTTCCCCAGATATTTTACCATGAAATTCCGCTTCTTTTTGTCAATCCCGTTCATTGTTTGTTCTAGTTCAAGTCATATCTCGTATATCTTTTCTAGaataaaaaagatgaaaaacGTGAAAAAACACTAAACTGTCTATCTATCCCAACAAACACCCTTAACAGCCAAGGAACACCCAACCTATCTTCAGGTAAAGTCTTCCTAAGATTAACGGGAATATAATCCTATCCAACACTCACAAACCCTAATCATGTTCAAGGGACATCTTGGCAAGAAAATCCGTGGTCCTATTTTATCTCATGTATTTAATGGGTATAAGTGCGATTGCTATTGGAGTCGGTGATAGTATTGAATTTGAAGAATTTgtgaataattaatttatggTATAAAGTAATTTGTGAAtacttttttggtttttgtttttaccTTGTCTGAGCTGTTGAAGTGGGAGTTCTCAACCACTCTTAAATAAATGGGGAGAACTTGTTTGTTAGTAACCTGTGTGGACAAAAAAAGcagtaaaaaagtaaaaagctAAATCCCCAtgataaacaaaaaatagaaagcAAGTGCATTATACTAGAAAGTTTTTCCCTTTACCCCTCACTTACTTTGtcaaatttcttcaaaatcTTTACAAAAGCAAGCATGTTCAAGTTCCTGTAAAGTTTTCAATCacaccaataaataaataaatcatcaTTTCTATCATTTCTTTCAAGTAACCAGAAAAATCTACAATCACTATTCCAATGTCTACACTAAGTAATCCTGTCTTGTAAACCTAACCGATAAAGAACGTAAATCAGCTAAGTTATTAATAGTTGActggttcaaatcaagaagactaATAGCCCGATATGGCATTCATTACCTGTAAGTTTTAAGGTAACCTAATCCTTTGTAGAGTTCAATGAAGGCTCCTCTGATCATCTTCTCGGCGTGGCGAAGCTTGGTCTTGTTGATATGCAGCCTGGAGGCTTCAGGGCCACGTTTCTTGGAGGCCTGATTAACCAGATCATCCCAGAGCAGATATGTAATTGCAGAGAAAGTTCGGGTCGGGTTCGTGAGCGGAATGTGGATTCTCAAGCTTTTTCCTTGGCAATTTACCACGCGCTCTGACAGTGATCTTAGCTTGCTGTCTTCTCTCTTCACCCTCATTGATCTTCCCAGTTCACCTGGAGATTCCGTTAACTGCGTTTCGCTGATGCTGGATTCATCTGTGATGTCTCCTTGCCCCTGTTCTTCCTCTGCTCTGCCCCTGTTGGATTCTTCATCTGTTTTAACAGACAGAAATGAAATGTTGTTTTTTAAGGTTCTTTGAGAGTCCTAAAGTTGTAGAAAACATAACATACCCAAGTTTTTCCTTCCGACCTTTTCTTTATATGTTACtgtttaattattgttttttactATGCAAGAATCTTGGTAGAAGTGTAGAACACACAAAGCtcaaaaacaaaattgttgTCATGATTCACTAGCAAATCAATACTATGATTCATGTTTTGTAAAGGGTAGTTGCAATTTTCAAACTATCATCAGCTAAGTCCAATCAAATTGATCAGACAATTACTTGATAATCATAAGATGACAGATATTTATTAGTCTTCTTAGTTTAACTGAGCTGCATCAAATACTATTAGCAATATTATCAGATACAACCACTTATAGTATACCTGGTTCATGAACTAGAATAGAGTAGGCATGCGTAATCtcaaccaagttggtcgaaAAGTTAGCTTGGTAACCCTAATGTTCCAAATTTGATTTCGCATGAGTTGTTTATTGGCTTTCTTAGTTCGAATTGGTCATAATGACAACCTAGACTGATTTACTTTCGTGCGGTCCTTTGTCATAAGACAGCTAGTTTTTTGTCAACTAAAGTCATAAGACAGACATAATGCAGAACGTGTAGCAAAGTAACATGGAACTTTCCCGTAAATCAAAGAATAGTAGAGTAGGCAAACAGGGCAAGAACAGAGAAAGGTATGTACCGCAAGAAATGGTGCCGGAAATGGAGTCATCCTCCCTGGATTCCTGGGAAGAACCGATTCCTTTGGCGCGGTGTTGCCGGAGAGCGGTGTTTAGTTGAATGAGAATCTCCAGTTGCTTCTTCAACGACTCGCCTCTCTCCATGAACTCCCTCTCCTTGGTCTTGTAAAACTGGTTCACCTTGTTCAGCTGCATATCCAATCGTGCAAAAAACTCATTTGCAGCTTCAGTGTCAGCAAATTGCTCCAACAGCTCAGTCTCGTACAAATCCCCCTTATTAGCCGACGGCGAAGGTTTCCTATGAACCTAGGACCAAAGAAACCAAGAAAAGCAATGTAAAATGAATGAGAAAGAAATATTTATTGTGGGGATATGATAATGTTAATGGAGGGAGGGAGGGATTAGAGTACTTGAATGGCTCCATGTTGGCGACGAGGAGGTTGGAACAGAGAAAGATTCCtcagagaagaaaagaaagagttTTGAGGAAAATGATGATTagaattattgttgttgttctcAGCGTTAAGAAGGATTTTCTTAAGGTCTTTCTTGAGTTGCCAGTAATCAACAAAGGCTTCTTTCCATTCAGGAACAAGCTGGCCTTCAAATTGCTTAGAGAACTTCACCATTAtgatctgattttttttttttttaaacttttgtttatacttcaagaaggaaaaaaaacaatgcCAAAGTTAGATGAGATCTCTCTAGCTAGGCTTCTTGGTGAGGTTGAGTGTTT includes:
- the LOC116000991 gene encoding phosphate transporter PHO1 homolog 1, with the protein product MVKFSKQFEGQLVPEWKEAFVDYWQLKKDLKKILLNAENNNNNSNHHFPQNSFFSSLRNLSLFQPPRRQHGAIQVHRKPSPSANKGDLYETELLEQFADTEAANEFFARLDMQLNKVNQFYKTKEREFMERGESLKKQLEILIQLNTALRQHRAKGIGSSQESREDDSISGTISCDEESNRGRAEEEQGQGDITDESSISETQLTESPGELGRSMRVKREDSKLRSLSERVVNCQGKSLRIHIPLTNPTRTFSAITYLLWDDLVNQASKKRGPEASRLHINKTKLRHAEKMIRGAFIELYKGLGYLKTYRNLNMLAFVKILKKFDKVTNKQVLPIYLRVVENSHFNSSDKAVKLADEVEEIFIKHFAEDDRRKAMKYLKPTLKKESHAVTFFIGLFAGCFIALFAGYIIMAHITGMYTQRQSDTVYMETVYPVLSMFSLLFLHIFLYGCNIFMWRKTRINYGFIFELAPTKELKYRDVFLICTASMSVVVGVLFVHLSLVAKGYSFTQVQAIPALLLLGFLLLLICPFNIIYKSTRYRFLYVMRNIILSPLYKVVMVDFFMADQLCSQIPLLRDLEYVACYYVTGSYKNQDYGYCMRTKYYRDLAYAVSFLPYYWRAMQCARRWLDEGHKSHLVNLGKYVSAMLAAGAKVAYEKEKSVGWLCLVVLISSAATVYQLYWDFVKDWGLLQLHSNNPWLRNELMLRQKFIYYFSMGLNLVLRLAWLQTVLHYNFGSIDYRVTGLFLAALEVIRRGQWNFYRLENEHLNNAGKFRAVKTVPLPFHEVDEED